In Caldicellulosiruptor morganii, the following proteins share a genomic window:
- a CDS encoding DUF5685 family protein, with amino-acid sequence MFGYVVPYKPELKIREYEYYKAVYCGICLQTKKIGNIPRIFLNYDFVFLYLVLKEHFDIKEEFATTRCIAHPKNKKVVVKSNRVLEYVSNQMVVLTFLKLYDDYIDEKHFMNFGLYKLLNLYIKKITEYYSAQFNKIKELFKNQIFLEKKECSNMDMVAHNFGQILSEIFSYNGDRTLKEIGFYTGVWIYFVDAIDDYIEDVKKKRYNVLKYYFQKCKDDRDLFEREINILKVSLDNYLARLSDLIKGYNNQLLDNIVQLGMYSKTQEVIDKLKANYFKELKAT; translated from the coding sequence TTGTTTGGATATGTTGTACCTTACAAGCCTGAACTCAAAATACGTGAGTACGAATATTACAAAGCAGTGTATTGTGGAATATGCCTGCAGACAAAAAAGATTGGCAATATTCCACGAATATTTTTAAATTACGACTTTGTATTTTTGTATTTGGTTTTGAAAGAACATTTTGATATTAAGGAAGAGTTTGCCACAACAAGATGTATTGCTCATCCAAAGAACAAAAAAGTGGTTGTAAAATCAAACCGGGTATTGGAATATGTAAGCAATCAGATGGTAGTATTAACATTTCTAAAATTATATGATGATTACATTGACGAAAAGCATTTTATGAACTTTGGCCTGTATAAATTACTGAACCTGTATATAAAAAAGATAACAGAGTATTATTCTGCCCAGTTTAATAAAATCAAAGAACTTTTTAAAAATCAGATCTTTCTTGAGAAGAAAGAATGTAGCAATATGGATATGGTAGCACACAATTTTGGTCAGATTCTATCAGAGATTTTTTCATACAATGGTGATAGGACTCTGAAAGAGATAGGTTTTTACACTGGTGTGTGGATTTACTTTGTTGATGCCATTGATGACTATATTGAGGACGTAAAGAAAAAAAGATATAATGTTTTGAAATATTATTTTCAAAAATGTAAGGACGACAGAGATTTGTTCGAAAGAGAAATAAATATCTTGAAGGTGAGTTTAGATAATTATCTTGCCAGATTGAGTGATCTTATAAAAGGGTATAATAATCAATTGTTAGACAATATAGTTCAGCTTGGGATGTACTCAAAAACACAGGAGGTTATAGATAAATTAAAAGCAAACTATTTCAAGGAGTTGAAAGCAACATGA
- a CDS encoding J domain-containing protein: MRDPYEVLGVRKGATKEEIKKAYLELVKKYHPDKFKDNPLRELAEEKLKEINEAYNILMNDRYTEYEYSTYDETSIYKQVRDLIMQGNLTAAESLLNQNPQNDAEWFYLMGIIYQKRGWINQAYRYFVEAYSRDPNNFEYRRAKEQFETTSRNYEWSAYNRGYRPHNNCDICTICQIIVCWECCCDNDVGC; this comes from the coding sequence ATGAGAGACCCGTATGAGGTTTTAGGTGTAAGAAAGGGTGCAACAAAAGAAGAGATTAAAAAAGCTTATCTTGAGCTTGTCAAAAAGTATCATCCTGATAAATTTAAAGACAATCCACTGCGTGAACTTGCAGAAGAGAAATTAAAAGAAATCAATGAAGCATATAATATTCTTATGAATGACAGGTATACAGAATATGAATATTCTACATATGATGAGACTTCCATTTATAAACAGGTAAGAGATCTAATTATGCAGGGTAATTTAACTGCAGCAGAAAGCTTACTTAATCAGAATCCACAAAATGATGCAGAATGGTTTTATTTAATGGGAATAATATATCAGAAAAGAGGATGGATAAACCAGGCTTACAGGTATTTTGTTGAGGCATATAGTCGTGACCCAAATAATTTTGAATACAGGCGTGCAAAAGAACAGTTTGAAACAACCTCAAGAAATTATGAATGGTCTGCATATAACAGAGGTTACAGACCACACAATAATTGTGATATATGTACAATATGCCAGATAATTGTTTGCTGGGAATGCTGTTGTGACAATGACGTTGGTTGCTGA
- a CDS encoding M16 family metallopeptidase, whose protein sequence is MINLWTLDNRLRLVYEKIETVKTVSVGVWILAGSRYETKSENGISHFIEHILFKGTENRSAKEIVYEIESIGGQINAFTAKEYTCFYVRVLDEFLEKAFEILSDIILNPLISQEDIEKEKTVIIEEINMSKDDPEEILYQSLNDLIWKGEALSYPIIGKETTVKKVDKDRILNFMNKRYRPENAVISVAGNFDEKFLVSLCEKYFGRWENNTRATDENKTKPAFNRGIAIKSKKGDQVQIAIAFEGFGQQHEDVYKLLIVSNILGGGMSSRLFQKIREDLGLVYSVSSFVSTYKDVGSLIIYAGTNPKNLEVVYKEILNQIGLLVKGNLKPEEVEVAKQQIKGSIIFGLENTSSRMSNIGKNMLLLNKVIDLNEIIDKINSIRFDQVMEIIQGVLTKEFSVAVVGNKKEINSSIFEQRIVVR, encoded by the coding sequence TTGATAAATCTCTGGACACTTGACAACAGGCTTCGGCTGGTTTATGAGAAGATTGAAACTGTTAAAACAGTAAGTGTAGGAGTGTGGATTTTAGCAGGTTCAAGATATGAAACTAAAAGTGAGAATGGAATTTCACATTTCATTGAGCACATTCTTTTTAAAGGGACAGAGAATAGAAGTGCAAAAGAGATAGTATATGAAATAGAATCAATAGGTGGGCAGATTAATGCATTCACTGCGAAGGAATATACGTGTTTTTATGTAAGAGTGTTGGATGAGTTTTTGGAAAAGGCGTTTGAAATTCTATCTGACATAATTCTGAACCCTTTAATTAGTCAAGAAGACATTGAAAAAGAAAAAACTGTAATAATTGAGGAAATTAATATGTCAAAAGATGATCCGGAAGAGATTTTGTATCAATCACTAAATGATTTGATATGGAAAGGAGAGGCATTGTCTTATCCGATAATTGGTAAAGAGACTACTGTAAAGAAGGTTGATAAGGATAGGATTCTGAATTTCATGAACAAGAGGTATAGACCCGAAAATGCAGTCATTTCAGTTGCGGGCAATTTTGATGAAAAATTTCTTGTGAGTTTGTGCGAGAAGTATTTCGGCAGGTGGGAAAACAATACAAGAGCAACAGATGAGAACAAAACAAAGCCTGCATTTAATAGAGGCATAGCAATAAAGTCAAAAAAGGGTGATCAGGTTCAAATTGCGATAGCCTTTGAGGGTTTTGGACAACAACACGAAGATGTTTACAAACTGTTAATAGTTTCGAACATTCTTGGTGGTGGGATGAGTTCAAGGCTTTTTCAAAAAATAAGAGAAGACCTCGGACTGGTGTACAGTGTAAGTTCTTTTGTTAGCACCTACAAAGATGTGGGAAGTCTAATAATTTATGCTGGAACCAACCCTAAAAATTTGGAGGTTGTTTATAAAGAAATTCTCAATCAGATTGGTCTTCTGGTGAAAGGTAATTTGAAACCTGAGGAGGTGGAGGTTGCAAAACAACAGATAAAAGGAAGCATTATTTTTGGTTTGGAGAATACAAGCAGTAGAATGTCCAATATCGGTAAGAATATGTTGCTCTTGAACAAAGTAATTGATTTAAATGAAATAATTGATAAAATTAATTCCATCAGATTTGACCAGGTTATGGAAATTATACAGGGAGTACTGACAAAGGAGTTTTCTGTGGCTGTTGTAGGAAACAAAAAAGAGATAAATAGCAGTATTTTTGAGCAAAGAATTGTTGTAAGGTAA
- the dut gene encoding dUTP diphosphatase: MILKIKRADDAWDLPLPQYASSGSAGMDLFACVDGEMVINPGEIRLIRTGIYIELPDGYEAQIRPRSGLALKYGITILNSPGTIDSDYRGEVCVILINLGNNPFVIKRGDRIAQMVICKYEKAKIEEVQELSETDRGDGGFGSTGI, encoded by the coding sequence ATGATTCTGAAAATAAAAAGAGCAGATGATGCATGGGATTTGCCACTGCCGCAGTATGCTTCATCTGGTTCTGCAGGGATGGATCTTTTTGCTTGTGTGGATGGTGAAATGGTAATAAACCCAGGAGAGATAAGGCTTATTAGAACGGGAATATATATAGAACTTCCGGATGGATATGAAGCACAAATAAGACCAAGAAGCGGACTTGCATTAAAGTACGGTATTACTATTCTAAACTCTCCTGGAACAATTGACAGTGATTATAGAGGGGAGGTTTGTGTAATTTTGATTAATCTTGGGAATAATCCCTTTGTTATAAAAAGAGGTGACAGAATAGCTCAAATGGTAATATGCAAGTACGAAAAGGCGAAAATTGAAGAAGTTCAGGAACTTTCTGAAACAGATCGTGGGGATGGTGGATTTGGATCAACAGGCATTTAA
- a CDS encoding PRC-barrel domain containing protein has translation MSNIKNSKPIICQNSGKIIGSSDTVELLIDDNGNICSIEIKKRRNFRWDTEVINWEDIVIIGDDVIIVNMKEGEQE, from the coding sequence TTGAGTAATATAAAAAATTCAAAACCTATTATTTGTCAGAATTCAGGTAAGATCATAGGCAGTTCAGATACTGTAGAGCTGTTGATTGATGATAATGGGAATATTTGCAGTATTGAGATTAAGAAAAGAAGGAATTTTCGGTGGGATACAGAAGTAATTAACTGGGAAGACATAGTTATAATTGGGGATGATGTGATAATTGTAAATATGAAAGAGGGGGAACAAGAGTGA
- a CDS encoding Lrp/AsnC family transcriptional regulator: MSIEVKVLEILEQNPKLSAEEIAIMLNENKENIEMIIKKLENEKVIVKYHTIVDWEKTEKEVVEAIIEVKVTPQRGFGYDAIAKRIYKFPEVKAVYLLSGDYDLHVIVEGKSMKDIAHFVGSKLAPLEYVLSTATHFIMKKYKDAGVILEDGEKDDREVITP, from the coding sequence ATGAGTATTGAAGTAAAGGTTTTAGAGATTCTTGAACAGAATCCAAAGCTTTCTGCCGAGGAAATTGCTATTATGCTGAATGAAAATAAAGAGAATATCGAAATGATAATAAAAAAGCTTGAAAACGAGAAGGTGATAGTAAAATACCACACAATTGTTGACTGGGAAAAGACAGAAAAAGAAGTGGTTGAAGCAATAATTGAGGTAAAAGTAACTCCTCAAAGAGGATTTGGATATGACGCAATTGCAAAGCGGATATACAAGTTTCCTGAAGTAAAGGCTGTTTATCTTCTCTCTGGTGATTATGATCTGCATGTAATTGTTGAAGGTAAGAGTATGAAAGACATTGCACACTTTGTAGGTTCAAAACTTGCACCGCTTGAATATGTTTTGTCTACAGCAACTCATTTTATAATGAAGAAGTACAAAGATGCAGGAGTAATTCTGGAAGATGGTGAGAAGGACGACAGGGAGGTAATAACACCGTGA
- a CDS encoding aminotransferase class I/II-fold pyridoxal phosphate-dependent enzyme, whose product MNNLERFLSRSVQSVPPSGIRKFFDIVSEMKDALSLGVGEPDFVTPWSIREMGIYSIEEGHTHYTSNFGLLELRKEISSYLKRRFDLDYPNYRDQILVTVGASEAIDIALRSIVNPGDEVLIPEPCFVSYKPCTIFAGGVPVAVSTKSENDFKLRPEDIISKITPRTKVLILSYPNNPTGAIMTREDLKELVDVLKDRDIIVISDEIYAELTYEGDHVSVANFPEMKDKTILINGFSKAFAMTGWRLGFVAANEIFIKAMAKVHQYIIMSAPTFSQYAAIEALRNGEAEVEKMREEYNRRRRYMVNRFNKMGLECFEPKGAFYVFPSIKSTGLSSEEFAERLLYQQKVAVVPGTAFGECGEGFIRCSYAYSLETIKEALDRIEIFVKNLKYPNESQGIQKNSMVVEQ is encoded by the coding sequence GTGAATAATTTAGAAAGATTTTTATCAAGGTCTGTCCAGAGTGTCCCACCTTCGGGTATCAGGAAATTTTTTGACATTGTATCTGAAATGAAGGATGCACTTTCACTTGGTGTTGGTGAACCGGACTTTGTAACGCCATGGAGTATAAGAGAGATGGGTATATACTCTATTGAGGAAGGGCATACACATTACACATCCAATTTTGGTCTTCTTGAACTTAGAAAAGAAATAAGTAGTTACTTGAAAAGGAGATTTGACCTTGATTATCCCAATTACAGAGATCAGATTTTGGTTACAGTCGGAGCAAGTGAAGCAATTGACATTGCACTTAGAAGTATTGTAAATCCAGGTGACGAGGTTTTAATTCCTGAGCCCTGTTTTGTTTCTTACAAACCCTGTACAATCTTTGCAGGTGGGGTTCCGGTTGCAGTTTCCACAAAGTCAGAAAATGACTTTAAACTTCGTCCGGAGGATATAATATCTAAAATTACACCAAGAACAAAAGTTTTAATACTTTCATATCCAAATAATCCAACAGGCGCGATTATGACCAGGGAAGACTTAAAAGAGCTTGTGGATGTTTTAAAGGATAGGGATATCATTGTAATTTCAGATGAGATTTACGCTGAGCTTACATATGAGGGTGATCATGTTTCTGTTGCAAATTTTCCGGAGATGAAGGACAAAACAATACTAATAAATGGGTTTTCAAAAGCATTTGCAATGACAGGCTGGAGACTCGGGTTTGTGGCAGCAAATGAAATTTTTATCAAAGCAATGGCGAAGGTTCATCAGTACATTATTATGAGTGCACCTACATTTTCTCAGTATGCAGCAATTGAAGCCTTGCGAAATGGTGAAGCAGAAGTTGAAAAGATGAGAGAAGAATACAATCGGAGAAGACGCTATATGGTGAATAGATTCAATAAAATGGGACTTGAGTGTTTTGAACCAAAAGGGGCATTTTATGTTTTTCCCTCAATAAAGTCCACAGGTCTTTCATCAGAAGAATTTGCCGAAAGGCTTTTATATCAGCAAAAGGTTGCAGTTGTACCGGGAACTGCATTTGGAGAATGTGGGGAAGGTTTTATAAGATGTTCCTACGCATACTCCTTAGAAACTATTAAAGAGGCTCTGGATAGAATAGAAATATTTGTTAAAAATCTTAAATATCCAAATGAGAGCCAAGGAATTCAGAAAAATAGTATGGTAGTGGAGCAGTGA
- a CDS encoding RluA family pseudouridine synthase yields MRLVYIVKKEDLNMTYRQILRKKLFLSSTMLSRLKFNNRIKFIPPVFSINEYPLENSVIDIQLEDSPSNIVPAKGNIDILFEDQFFLFVNKPSGIPSHPSKGHYFDTLANYVEAYLNLQGLTSHIINRLDKDTSGIVVFAKNSYFHSIISQEFEKRCVEKTYIAVVHGKLTKKSGFIEKPIKRSGDGIKREINERGKYAVTMFEVIEQNENFSVLKLKPITGRTHQIRVHLASIDHPIVGDSLYGIEKYTHAPLLLHDYSICFKFKLTEKEYKITAPLPYYFSEFLGSHLDI; encoded by the coding sequence ATGAGACTGGTATATATAGTAAAAAAAGAGGATCTAAATATGACTTACAGGCAAATTTTAAGAAAAAAACTATTTTTATCATCAACTATGTTGAGCAGATTAAAATTCAATAACAGAATAAAATTTATCCCACCGGTATTTTCTATAAATGAGTATCCTCTTGAAAACTCAGTTATAGATATTCAACTTGAAGATTCACCTTCAAATATAGTGCCTGCAAAAGGTAACATTGACATTTTATTTGAAGACCAATTTTTTTTGTTTGTTAACAAGCCATCCGGTATTCCTTCACATCCTTCAAAAGGACATTATTTTGATACGCTTGCAAATTATGTAGAAGCATATTTAAATCTTCAAGGCCTTACTTCACATATAATAAACAGGCTTGACAAAGATACCTCTGGCATTGTGGTGTTTGCCAAAAACTCGTACTTTCACAGCATAATTTCCCAGGAGTTTGAAAAAAGGTGTGTTGAAAAGACATATATTGCAGTAGTACATGGAAAATTGACAAAAAAAAGTGGGTTCATAGAAAAACCCATCAAAAGATCAGGCGATGGTATTAAAAGAGAAATCAATGAAAGAGGAAAGTATGCAGTCACAATGTTTGAAGTAATTGAGCAAAACGAAAATTTTTCAGTTTTAAAGCTAAAGCCTATAACCGGACGAACACATCAGATAAGAGTCCACCTGGCTTCAATAGACCATCCTATTGTAGGGGACTCTTTGTATGGCATTGAAAAATATACACATGCTCCTTTATTGCTTCATGACTATTCTATATGTTTTAAATTCAAACTAACAGAAAAAGAATACAAAATCACTGCTCCACTACCATACTATTTTTCTGAATTCCTTGGCTCTCATTTGGATATTTAA
- the era gene encoding GTPase Era, translated as MAFKSGFVALIGRPNVGKSTLMNYFVGKKISIISPKPQTTRNSIKGILTLDDAQIIFIDTPGVHPPKNKLGEYMVKVSEKTLKEVDLILYIVEAIDSGIGPWDETILEKLKEVQTPKILVLNKADLASKENIEILKSLFSSRLNFEFIIEIAAINGYNCDVLLEKIKSLLPEGPKYYLDDMTTDVRESFIVAEIIREKLLLNLSEEVPHGVGVSVEKFSERENKDILDIEATIYCEKESHKAIIIGKGGQMLKKIGIQAREELEMLFGIKVNLQLWVKVKKNWRDDITAMKMLGYNIKEV; from the coding sequence ATGGCTTTCAAATCAGGGTTTGTAGCTCTAATAGGACGTCCCAATGTTGGCAAGTCTACGCTTATGAACTATTTTGTAGGCAAGAAGATATCAATAATTTCGCCAAAACCACAAACAACAAGAAATAGTATAAAGGGTATATTGACACTTGATGATGCTCAGATAATATTCATCGACACTCCAGGTGTACATCCGCCCAAAAATAAACTTGGAGAATATATGGTGAAGGTTTCTGAAAAAACCTTAAAAGAGGTTGATTTGATCCTGTATATTGTTGAAGCTATCGATAGCGGTATAGGTCCATGGGATGAGACAATTTTAGAGAAGTTAAAAGAAGTACAAACACCCAAGATACTTGTTCTGAACAAAGCTGATTTGGCTTCAAAAGAAAACATTGAAATTTTAAAGAGTCTTTTTTCAAGCAGGTTAAATTTCGAATTTATAATTGAAATAGCAGCTATAAACGGGTATAACTGTGATGTATTGTTAGAAAAAATCAAGTCATTGCTTCCCGAGGGACCAAAATATTATCTTGATGATATGACAACAGATGTGAGAGAAAGTTTTATTGTTGCAGAGATAATAAGAGAAAAACTTTTGTTAAATCTTTCTGAAGAAGTACCGCACGGGGTTGGAGTTTCAGTCGAAAAGTTTTCTGAAAGAGAAAACAAGGATATTCTGGACATAGAAGCCACTATTTACTGTGAAAAGGAGTCCCACAAAGCAATAATTATTGGCAAGGGTGGACAGATGCTCAAAAAAATAGGAATACAGGCTCGAGAAGAGCTTGAAATGTTATTTGGAATAAAAGTCAATCTTCAGCTATGGGTAAAGGTAAAGAAGAATTGGCGAGATGATATAACAGCAATGAAAATGCTTGGATATAACATAAAAGAGGTTTGA